In Herbiconiux sp. SALV-R1, the genomic window GCAGGATCTGGCCCTGGTTCCTCGCCGGCGCCGCCGTCATCGCCGCCGCCGTGATCGTGCTCGTCGTCACGCTCCGCCCCGTACCCACGGACGTCCCCGTCGACGCAGCACCACCACCGACGCCGACACCGACCAGCACCCTCGTGACCGACGCAGAGCCCACGGGATGTCTCGGCGGCCCCGGCAGAGACGCGGACATGCTCCTCGCCGCACAAGCAGCAGCACCACACACCACCAACGGGGCCGTCGAAGTCGCCGCGGCAATGGTCCGCTGGACCTTCCGCTACCCGGGCCCTGACAGCGCCGAAGCGAACCAAGTGGGTGACGCGATCGTCGCATCAACGGCCTCTCCCGAGTTCGCTGACCTCGCCAGCGCGGCGGCCGCCAATCCGAACCCGTCGCGAGGCGTGGTTCCGGACGGGACTGAGTTCTACCTGTCCACGGTTCCCGGCGTTTGGCATGTCGAGTCTGCGGAGGCCAACCGAGCTGAAATCTCCATCGGTTCTGCGTACGTCATCGACGGCGCGCTCAGCCCGCAGCTCCGATCGGTTTCGACCTTTGAGCTCGTGTGGCAAGGCGGGATGTGGAAGCTTGAAGGTGGGTCGTTTTCCCGCTCCACTCAGGACCTCTACGCGATCGGCACCACCTTCACTGGAGGTTGCTGATGGTTGTAGAAAAGCCAGAATGCACGAACCCGTTCGAGTGCGCCTCTGACGGCATCGGCGACGCCATCAACGGCGGGCGCGATGTGTTCGGATTCTTCTCGGATCCGTGGGGGAAGACGTTCGAGGCGATGCGTGACGCTTCGAAGAGCCTCGCGAACGACCTGCTGCCGGCGCTCACCTCCGCAACCCTGCCCGATCTGACGGTCGACTGGTTCATCAGCGCCTACGCGATCTCCTTCGCTACCGCGATCCTCGTGATGATCGTCATCTTGCTCGCGCAGCTCGTGCGCACGGCACGAGGCCACCAGTCCGGACGGGCTCTCGCAGGGTCCCTTGGCCTCTACACGCCCCTGTTCCTGGGTGGGGCGATGTTCGGGCCACTGATCGGGTGGATGCTTGTCGGCTTTTTCCACTCTCTCTCGAATGTGTTCATGAGCTGGGGCATCACAGGCAGTGTCGACGACACCATCAACGGGTTCCAGACCATGCTCGACGAGGCTGACCCGACTGGCATGGCCGGGGGAGTGCCCGTCGCCGCGATTCTCATGGTGCTGATGCTGATCGGACTGCTGCTGGTCCTGTGCATTCTGATCGTGCAGCTCGTCGCGCTCTACTTCATGGGTGTGATCGTGCCACTCGGAATCGTGTGGATCATCGACGAGAATCACCGCCGCTTCGGCCTGCGCGTCGTCGGCCTCTGGGTCGGCATCCTCGCCTCCCACCCGCTGTTGTTCCTTCTGCTCGGGGTGGCGTTTCAGATGATGGGCTCGAGCGTGAACACCTTCGGGAACAACGCCTCCCTCAAATCCCTCGTCAACCTGGTCGTTGCTGTCATCGCGCTGTTCATCGCTGCGTTCTCACCCCTGCTGTTGAAGAGCTTCGCGCCGGTCATCCCCCTGGGAACCGGTGGGAGTAACGGAGCTGGGAAGAATCCTGGCTCGTGGGGATCAGACAGTCTCAGCACAGTCACCGAGAAGCAACACCCCGAGGTCATCCAGCAGGCCGCGCCTACGAGCTCGTCCCAGGCCACACCTGCTGCGGCCGAAGCGCCCGCCGTCGTCGGGGCAGGGAGCGGGGGCCTCAGTGCGGCGGCCGCCGAACGTGTCGGCGGCTTCACCGGCGCCGTGGCCGGCCCGGCAACCGGTGCGAGCTCAGCGGGAACCAGCGCCGCATCCAGCGGTGTCGGAACGGCCGCCGGTGGCGCAGCGGCTGGCGTATCCGGCGCTGCAGCTGGTGTGGCAGGTGCGGGAGAAGGGATCGCGGCCGGGACCGCCGCTGTCGGCTCGGGGGAGTCCGCGACCGGTGCCGGGGCGGTGATCGGTGTCCCGACGTTGATCGCTGCGGGTGCGATCGCTGCCGGAGCGAAGGTGGGCGAGAAGGCGGTCGAGTTCACGGACGCGGCCGCGCAGCAGTCGCTGGACACGATGGATGACGAAGGAGAGGGCCTGTGAGCACCGACCTACACAGCGACACCGCCCGCCACATTGGCGGCGAATCCGCACACCGGTCCTTCTTCGGCGGCACCGTCTCCAGAACCCGCATCATCGGCCTCGGCGCCGCGTTCTTCGCGATGCTGCTCCTCACCCCACTGTTCGGCATCTGGGGTCTCACCATCGGCCTCGTCGGCGGGCTGACGGTGTTTTTCCTCACCCAGCGCACCCACCGCGGGTCGATCCTGGACCGGCGCACGAAGCGTGTGAGGTGGCGGTCGAGGGTCAAGACGGGCACGGACGCGTTCGAACCATTCGATGTTGCCGAGTGGGACCAGCGTGAACAGGCCGCCGCCCATGCCAAAGGCCGCGCGGAGAAGCGGGCGACCGCGCGGGCACTGACGGCGATGCGCGGGAACCCGGACGGTGCGGACGGGATGGGCTGGCTGCAGTGCGGGCCCAACGAGCCCGGCATCGCCTGGCACGCCCCTCTCGGTGAACAGCCGTACTTGTCGGTGACATTCAGTGCGACCGGGCAGGTGTCGGGGTCGGAGTCGTCCGCGAAACTCCGCCGCGCCGCCGAAGCGTTCGGCATGTTCCTCGCCTCCCGGGCGACACCGATGAACCTGGTGGGGGATGTGCAGATGACGACGCGGGTGCTGCCGGCGGACTCGGCGATGCAGGAATTCTGGGTACTCTCCGCCCTCGACCCGGACGCCCCCGCCGAAGCCGTCGCATCGTATGAGACGGTGCTGCGGCTGAACAGCGAAGACGCCATGGTGCAACGCCACTACTTCACCATCTCCTGGCCCCTCACCCCCGCGTTCCACGACACTGCCGCCAAGTACGGAGCCGGCCGGGACGGTTGGCGTCTGCTGATGCGGCAAGAGATAGCGTCCGCGCTCCGCGGCCTCACTGAAGCGCGCGTAGGCCAGGTCGAGGCCCTCACCGCACGTCGGCTCACGGCTGTGCTGCTGCATCAGCAAAACCCGTCCCGACCAATCGACCACGTCAAAGGAGTCGACCCCGCCAGGGTCGGGATCAGATCGCATGACGAGTACTCCGCGCACGTCGTCGACGACGCAGACCCGGTCATGGGTAACCCCGTGCAGTGGTGGCACAGGACGGCAGCAATCCGGTCGGAGAACATGGCCATGGGCGCCCGCCGTCAACTCTGGGCCCTGGACCTCCTGACCGGTTCCGACATCCGCTTCATCCGTACGCTCTCCTTCCACCTTCACCTCGTCCCCAAGGGTGAGGCGAAAGCAGCGACTGCGAAAGACGTCACCCGGGACAACGCAGACACGCTCGATGACGTCCAGAAGGGACGTGTCCAGAACGATGAGACGGCCGCCAACCTGTCGGCCGCGAAGGTTCGTGCCCGCGACTTGGCCCACGGATCTGCACACCACGGCGGTACCTGGATCGGGTACGTCACCATTACCGAACGTGACCGAGACGCGCTGATGCGCGCCTCCCGCGCGCTCGAGGAGACCTGCGCGACAGGTCTCGGCATCGAACGGCTCGAGTGGCAGGACTCCTACCAGGCCGCTGCGTCCGGGACGACCTGGCCTATCGGCCGTGGCCTCACCCCCGGCCGGGTGTCGGTCGGGTCACGGTTCATGAACGCCCTCGCGGGCAAGACCGAAAGGGAAGCCCTGTGAGTACACACGCCGACACCACCCCCAAAACCGAACCCTCACATGCCGCACCCGTCGCAGCGCGGCGCTGGCACACGCTTCCGGTGTTGCGGGCGTTCGCGCCGCCGGTCGAGACCGCCGCGCGGATCGACACCACCACCGGTGAGGCCCGCGAGATCATCCCCTGGCAGCAACCCGGCGCCCGACTCCGCACCAAGCTCGGAGCAGCTCGCCGAGGCTTCTACGCCCCCGCCCTTCCGGGCGCTCCGACATCGACGCGGCAGGCCGAGATCCTCAACACCGCGATCATCGGCGCCCCCACCGGCACCAACGGTGTCGTCATCGGGCGGGACGTCCTGTCGCGGACGATGATCGCCCACGACCCCGTCACCGCCTACAACGCCACACCCCGCCTCGTCTCCTCCCCGAACGTCGTCGTGATCGGCGACGTAGGCTCCGGGAAATCGTCCCTGACAAAGACCGTGTACGTGATTAGGCCGCTGTTGCTGAACCGGCGGCGGGCGTGCGTGTTCGACAAGAAGGACCGCGGGGGAGAGGGAGAGTACGCGGAGCTCGCCCGCGCGTATGGGCACGAACCGATCAAGTTCGCCGTCGACGGCACCGGCACCCGCCTGAACCTCCTCGACCCGATGGTCAGCCGCGGCACCGGCATGACCGGGCAGATGCAACTCCTGAACGTCGTCGCCCGCCTCGCCCGCGAAGACCAGGCCCTCAACGAATGGGAAGAAGAATCCCTCCGTGCCGCGCTACGCCGCACCGTCACCGAACGCGAGGACGGCCGCACCCCCACCCTCGCCGACGTCCTCCCGAACCTCTCCCGCGTCGCCGACATGACCGACTACGACGGCCTCTCGCCCCAAGCAATCGACGCTCTGCATCAGGCGGGCCTGTCGGTGCGGTTCACCCTGAACACGCTCCTGCAGGACTACGGCGGACTCCTCGACGGCGAGACGTCGAAGAACGTCGACCTTCGCGGGAAGCTCACCGCATTCGATATCTCCCAGTTGCCCGATCAGGGGCCGGCGGTGCCGGCGGTGATGGCGATCGGACACATGTGGCTTCTTGGTCGGCTCCGCGAAGACCGGGGATGGGCCACCAACTGCCTCTACGAAGAGGGCTGGCACATCGCCGCCGGCCCCTCCGCGCAGCTCGCCCGCTCCAACCAAAAACTCTCACGAGGCCTGGGCCTGTCGAACGTGTTCGTGTTCCACAAAGGCACCGACATCCCGCCCGGATCGCCTGGCATGGCCATGATCCAAGAGGCCCAGACCGTGCACGTGCACCGGCAAACCCTCCGCGAAGACGCCCTCTGGGCCGCCGGAACGTTCGGGTTCGGGGCCGACACGGCCGGCCAGATCGAGCGCCTCGCTGACGGGCACCATATCTTCAAGTACTCCTCCCGCCCGGAAACACTCGTGCAGCACATCCGGTCCCCGTGGGAGACC contains:
- a CDS encoding ATP/GTP-binding protein, producing MSTHADTTPKTEPSHAAPVAARRWHTLPVLRAFAPPVETAARIDTTTGEAREIIPWQQPGARLRTKLGAARRGFYAPALPGAPTSTRQAEILNTAIIGAPTGTNGVVIGRDVLSRTMIAHDPVTAYNATPRLVSSPNVVVIGDVGSGKSSLTKTVYVIRPLLLNRRRACVFDKKDRGGEGEYAELARAYGHEPIKFAVDGTGTRLNLLDPMVSRGTGMTGQMQLLNVVARLAREDQALNEWEEESLRAALRRTVTEREDGRTPTLADVLPNLSRVADMTDYDGLSPQAIDALHQAGLSVRFTLNTLLQDYGGLLDGETSKNVDLRGKLTAFDISQLPDQGPAVPAVMAIGHMWLLGRLREDRGWATNCLYEEGWHIAAGPSAQLARSNQKLSRGLGLSNVFVFHKGTDIPPGSPGMAMIQEAQTVHVHRQTLREDALWAAGTFGFGADTAGQIERLADGHHIFKYSSRPETLVQHIRSPWETRITDTDEAFRSAGALA